A single Elusimicrobiota bacterium DNA region contains:
- a CDS encoding methylenetetrahydrofolate reductase C-terminal domain-containing protein, with translation MLITQLKPKEELIVKLEAPIFIFKCIGCKEVYFPAIEIDSFIKELNQNISGNVTLDYICNDDFASNYIKKHIEEITNSKSILVFSCGVGVQTIAKLLEEKIVLTGCDTLYLNGFQGVTVQPNNCGQCGECYLNSNGGICPITACSKSLLNGSCGGAKNGKCEVSKEMDCGWERIYRKLEKVQDTQRISKSIRVRDYFKLI, from the coding sequence ATGTTAATTACGCAACTTAAACCAAAAGAAGAACTGATTGTAAAACTTGAAGCGCCCATTTTCATTTTCAAATGCATCGGGTGCAAGGAAGTTTATTTTCCTGCCATTGAAATAGATTCTTTCATCAAAGAACTTAACCAGAACATTTCCGGCAACGTAACCCTAGACTATATATGCAACGATGATTTCGCAAGCAATTATATTAAAAAACACATAGAAGAAATAACGAACTCAAAATCTATACTTGTTTTCTCTTGCGGTGTAGGCGTTCAGACAATTGCAAAACTTCTGGAAGAAAAAATTGTTTTAACCGGCTGTGACACGCTTTATTTAAATGGTTTTCAAGGCGTTACCGTCCAACCCAATAATTGCGGCCAATGCGGAGAATGTTATTTGAATTCCAACGGAGGGATTTGCCCTATAACCGCCTGCAGCAAAAGCCTCCTCAATGGTTCTTGCGGCGGGGCAAAAAACGGCAAATGTGAAGTCAGTAAAGAAATGGATTGCGGCTGGGAAAGAATCTACAGAAAATTAGAGAAAGTTCAGGACACCCAAAGAATCTCAAAATCTATCAGAGTGCGCGACTATTTTAAATTAATTTAA
- a CDS encoding secondary thiamine-phosphate synthase enzyme YjbQ has translation MNIVNAKINFSTQGNNQIVDITEQVKNELKKSKLLSGIATIFAPGATGAITTMEYEPGLVKDSQKFINQLVDDKGQFNHDSGNPKGNAPAHIRAFLFGPSITVPFENAGFQLGTWQQIVFIDFDNRPRNREIIIKFLGN, from the coding sequence ATGAATATAGTTAATGCAAAAATAAATTTTTCTACCCAGGGTAACAATCAGATTGTTGATATTACTGAACAAGTCAAAAACGAACTTAAAAAATCTAAACTATTAAGCGGTATAGCAACGATTTTCGCTCCCGGAGCAACCGGCGCAATTACTACAATGGAATATGAGCCAGGCTTGGTCAAAGATTCCCAGAAATTCATTAACCAGCTGGTCGACGATAAAGGACAGTTCAACCATGATTCAGGTAATCCAAAAGGCAATGCGCCTGCCCATATCAGGGCTTTTTTGTTTGGCCCCTCCATAACAGTGCCTTTTGAAAACGCAGGGTTCCAGCTTGGAACCTGGCAGCAGATTGTATTTATAGACTTTGACAATCGACCAAGAAACAGGGAAATAATAATTAAGTTTTTGGGCAATTAA
- a CDS encoding HD-GYP domain-containing protein, whose amino-acid sequence MYYPFLGKLYFICAITTFILMIYTFFRTKRSALHVEFTVVLGAITIAFISKSLLFFTQSQSMWLLAERIVLSSNFFCCATIVLMVYSYLEKEIDLKLITFLYFTALILCFVVFTPYGIQKVTSIFPLRRINGFALVFVKILVQTYIIYSGYLIAANYFKLQGSRKPQIQYFLIGLITLMIAGTITFTILSTSQNNINVATFAIILLFIPLGIITYSLSPSLLNTEFMFFNVFKYSFLAVILISCEHIFFHLLHLGHTMSLIMSIGISGAIYFTFYRDNEIFLVIERFVLKKRTRYYQLLNETSKAVVTILDIDKLCDYVINSIHNALGSEKIAVFYVEKIQNKTLLKLQCSYGLDCVKTNYIFNQKLIQLLETNKQPLILDTAFQALPKQEYNDIINELSVFGAMLVLPLVSKNELIGIMTIDQKKSDGTIFDIQDVEILETLANNLGIAIKNAKLYKDLDDIYIRITRALSQILETKDTYTVGHSDNVTKYAIAISKKLNLPEMEIVKIAQAAMLHDLGKIGIPDYILEKPTKLTPAEWEEVKLHTVKGAKILESLPFLKEVSETVKHHHEHYNGSGYPSHIKTREIPLGSQILGAADAFDAMTTERPYKNKKLDIDQAVSELIKYSGTQFNPEIVKVFIEYIKEKRDNYGGTAN is encoded by the coding sequence ATGTACTATCCTTTCCTGGGGAAATTATACTTTATCTGTGCTATAACGACATTCATCCTAATGATATACACTTTTTTCAGAACCAAGAGAAGTGCATTGCACGTCGAATTTACCGTAGTCCTTGGGGCAATAACTATAGCTTTTATATCCAAAAGCTTACTTTTTTTTACTCAATCTCAATCTATGTGGCTTTTAGCTGAAAGAATTGTCCTTTCTTCAAATTTCTTTTGTTGCGCAACGATCGTTTTGATGGTTTATAGCTATTTGGAGAAAGAAATAGACTTAAAGCTTATAACATTTCTTTATTTTACTGCGTTAATTTTATGTTTTGTTGTTTTCACTCCCTATGGTATTCAAAAGGTAACGAGTATATTTCCATTAAGGAGAATAAACGGTTTTGCTCTTGTCTTTGTAAAAATTTTAGTTCAAACCTATATAATCTATTCAGGTTACTTGATTGCGGCTAATTATTTTAAACTACAGGGGTCAAGAAAGCCCCAAATTCAATATTTTCTTATTGGTCTTATAACTTTAATGATTGCAGGTACTATTACGTTCACAATTTTATCCACTTCTCAAAACAATATAAACGTTGCTACTTTTGCCATAATTTTACTCTTTATACCCCTGGGAATAATTACTTACTCACTCTCTCCCTCATTACTGAACACAGAATTTATGTTTTTTAACGTTTTTAAATATTCGTTCCTAGCAGTAATCTTAATTAGTTGCGAACATATATTTTTCCATCTATTGCATCTGGGCCATACGATGTCGCTTATAATGTCTATAGGAATCAGCGGAGCGATATATTTTACTTTCTACAGGGATAACGAAATATTTCTGGTTATTGAACGTTTTGTCTTAAAAAAAAGAACCCGTTATTATCAACTGTTAAATGAAACTTCAAAAGCTGTTGTTACGATTTTGGATATAGATAAACTATGCGATTATGTTATCAACTCAATACATAATGCATTAGGGTCTGAAAAAATAGCTGTCTTTTATGTGGAAAAAATTCAGAACAAAACTTTGCTTAAACTGCAATGTTCTTACGGTCTTGACTGCGTAAAAACAAACTATATTTTTAATCAAAAACTCATTCAGTTGCTTGAAACAAATAAACAACCGCTCATTCTTGATACAGCTTTCCAAGCATTACCAAAACAGGAATATAATGACATTATCAATGAGCTAAGCGTGTTTGGCGCAATGCTCGTTTTACCATTAGTCAGTAAAAATGAACTAATAGGAATAATGACTATTGACCAGAAAAAGTCTGACGGCACTATTTTTGATATTCAGGATGTTGAAATACTTGAAACTTTGGCAAACAATCTGGGTATAGCCATTAAAAACGCAAAACTATACAAAGACCTTGATGATATCTATATTAGAATAACAAGAGCACTCTCGCAGATACTCGAGACTAAAGACACATACACAGTCGGGCATTCTGATAATGTTACAAAATATGCGATTGCAATCTCAAAAAAACTTAATCTGCCGGAAATGGAAATAGTAAAAATCGCTCAAGCGGCTATGCTTCATGACTTGGGGAAAATAGGAATACCCGATTACATTTTGGAAAAACCTACAAAACTAACTCCTGCTGAATGGGAAGAAGTTAAACTACATACGGTAAAAGGCGCAAAGATTCTTGAATCTCTTCCGTTTCTGAAAGAAGTGTCAGAAACAGTAAAACACCATCATGAACATTACAATGGTTCCGGTTATCCTTCGCATATAAAAACGAGAGAGATTCCGCTCGGATCCCAAATACTTGGAGCCGCAGACGCATTTGATGCCATGACCACTGAACGCCCTTATAAAAATAAAAAATTAGATATTGATCAGGCCGTAAGCGAACTTATTAAATACAGCGGCACTCAATTTAACCCTGAAATAGTAAAAGTATTTATTGAATATATAAAAGAAAAGAGGGACAACTATGGCGGCACAGCTAATTGA
- a CDS encoding methylenetetrahydrofolate reductase gives MKLKELFDKGKFVITSEVGPPKGWQIDKTIHEAESLRGIVDAINVTDNQSSVMRFGSLACCHLIKDKGLEPVFQVTCRDRNRIALQSDILSAAAFGIENMLLLTGDHTTLGDHKDAKPVFDLDSVSLTYAVKKLEGGIDLAGNKLEGEPPKFCIGAVVSPCADPIEPQLIKMEHKIKAGVQFFQTQAVYEVDKFAKFMEKAKSWGIPVMAGIVILKTAGMAKFMNENVAGIHVPDNLIEELKKDKEKTKSGQTGIEIAAKLIKDLKPLCQGIHLMPLGWDDKVPKILELSGINK, from the coding sequence ATGAAGCTAAAAGAACTTTTTGACAAAGGCAAATTCGTTATTACTTCCGAAGTAGGCCCTCCGAAGGGCTGGCAGATTGACAAAACAATCCATGAAGCAGAAAGCCTAAGGGGAATTGTTGACGCCATTAATGTTACCGATAACCAGTCTTCCGTAATGCGTTTCGGTTCATTAGCTTGCTGCCATCTGATAAAAGATAAAGGATTGGAACCTGTGTTTCAGGTTACCTGTCGCGACAGAAACCGCATTGCTCTTCAGTCTGACATTTTAAGTGCAGCTGCTTTTGGCATTGAAAACATGCTTTTACTTACCGGCGACCATACAACTCTTGGCGACCATAAAGACGCAAAACCGGTTTTTGACCTGGATTCAGTATCCTTGACATATGCAGTTAAGAAGCTTGAAGGCGGTATCGACCTGGCAGGAAATAAACTCGAAGGCGAGCCCCCAAAATTTTGTATCGGAGCTGTTGTTTCGCCTTGTGCAGACCCGATTGAACCTCAACTAATAAAAATGGAACATAAAATCAAAGCAGGAGTTCAATTTTTTCAAACTCAGGCAGTTTATGAAGTAGATAAATTTGCAAAATTTATGGAAAAAGCTAAAAGCTGGGGAATTCCGGTAATGGCGGGTATAGTTATTCTCAAAACAGCTGGGATGGCAAAATTCATGAATGAAAATGTAGCAGGCATTCACGTACCTGATAATTTAATAGAAGAGCTTAAAAAAGACAAAGAAAAAACCAAATCAGGCCAGACAGGAATAGAGATTGCGGCAAAACTGATAAAAGACCTCAAGCCTCTCTGTCAGGGGATACATTTAATGCCTCTAGGCTGGGACGACAAAGTGCCAAAAATCCTTGAACTGTCCGGGATAAATAAATGA
- a CDS encoding orotidine 5'-phosphate decarboxylase, which produces MEIKKPILQVALDFVDLNRAIKLAQEAVEGGCDWIEAGTPLIKSEGLNAIRELRKAFPGKTIVADMKIMDVGRTEVEIAAKAGANIVCVLGCAHMETIKECVDAGKNYGARIMVDMLEVKNIPELVKQVEKLGVAYIGVHIPIDEQMTGKISFDTVTKIAKITKLPIAIAGGINSENAADAVKAGASIIIAGGSITKSKDAKKAAFDIKKAITQKIKIKSELFKRVTSENANEIGAILNKTSVANVSDALHRALPLKDIYSVFNGVKIFGPAVTVRTYPGDWAKPVEAIDLASKGDVIVIDAGGVEPAVWGELATSSAIQKKLGGVVIHGAIRDVTDIRKLKFPAFAKKITPQAGEPKGFGEINIPIVISGVPVSPGDWIVGDDDGVIVIPKEKLAETTNRAMDVLEKENRIREEIHRGNTLAKVAQLLKWEKK; this is translated from the coding sequence ATGGAAATAAAAAAACCTATCTTACAAGTAGCCCTCGATTTTGTAGATTTAAACCGCGCAATTAAACTTGCCCAGGAAGCTGTTGAAGGCGGCTGCGACTGGATCGAAGCCGGAACACCTCTTATTAAATCTGAAGGCCTTAATGCAATTAGAGAACTAAGAAAAGCATTCCCCGGTAAAACCATAGTCGCTGACATGAAGATAATGGATGTTGGCAGGACCGAAGTGGAAATTGCTGCAAAAGCCGGCGCGAATATCGTCTGCGTGCTGGGATGCGCTCATATGGAAACTATTAAAGAATGCGTTGATGCCGGCAAAAATTACGGCGCGCGGATAATGGTAGACATGCTTGAAGTAAAAAACATTCCTGAATTAGTAAAACAGGTTGAAAAATTAGGTGTAGCTTATATCGGAGTTCATATACCAATCGACGAGCAGATGACCGGAAAAATATCTTTTGATACGGTAACAAAAATTGCAAAAATAACCAAACTGCCTATTGCAATAGCCGGAGGCATAAATTCCGAAAATGCGGCAGACGCAGTCAAAGCCGGAGCTTCAATAATAATTGCGGGAGGTTCTATTACAAAATCAAAAGACGCTAAAAAAGCCGCTTTTGATATAAAGAAAGCTATCACCCAAAAAATAAAAATCAAATCAGAACTTTTTAAGCGGGTTACATCTGAAAATGCCAATGAAATTGGTGCAATACTAAATAAAACATCTGTAGCAAATGTCTCAGATGCTCTCCATAGGGCATTGCCGCTCAAAGACATTTACTCAGTATTTAACGGAGTAAAAATATTCGGGCCGGCTGTAACCGTAAGAACTTACCCCGGGGATTGGGCAAAACCTGTTGAAGCCATTGATTTGGCAAGTAAAGGAGACGTTATAGTAATTGATGCCGGCGGTGTTGAACCTGCAGTATGGGGCGAGTTAGCCACAAGTTCGGCCATACAAAAAAAATTGGGCGGGGTTGTTATACATGGCGCCATCCGCGATGTTACAGATATACGGAAGTTAAAATTCCCTGCGTTTGCAAAAAAAATAACACCCCAGGCCGGTGAACCAAAAGGTTTTGGTGAGATAAATATCCCTATTGTAATATCGGGTGTACCAGTTTCGCCCGGCGACTGGATAGTTGGAGATGATGACGGAGTTATTGTTATCCCAAAAGAGAAACTTGCCGAAACCACCAACCGCGCAATGGATGTCCTGGAAAAAGAAAATAGAATCAGGGAAGAAATTCACCGCGGTAATACACTTGCGAAAGTTGCTCAGTTGCTAAAATGGGAAAAAAAATGA
- the rsxC gene encoding electron transport complex subunit RsxC yields the protein MLMDYTKFRLKPDEEILEAFSGKEKIFLISCKKCYREYTHEDGESEECSTLPKFLKDNNKKFTGCIDVDFLCNLHHTKQILAGANLKDSQAVGVSSCGLGIQSVAEIVDSLPVYAIADSIPQANNNTCLTAYHGIALTPQKCAGCAQCYLNLTGGICPIVDCSKSLVNGQCGGAKNGKCEVKSKKGTTKDCAWEKIYFRLSKQNTQIDNITKSIQLRDNSKPMFSTVNTCLKTNIEKRNQNFYGGIYPFEFKETTEYKAIETFPEPDLVIIPLSQHTGAPCEPIVKAGDKVKKGQKIGDSKSFIYAPVHSSVSGEVISIEETIHPLIQKKVFAVKIKNDKKNELDKSIKSVSNFESLSKDELIDIIRDKGIVGMGGAMFPTYVKLQPPKPVDTLLINGCECEPYLTSDYRVMVEKSGELITGIKILMKILDVNKAIIAIEGNKPEAIEKLKIKVSGFDKITIAELPTKYPQGAEKTLIKKILGREVPAGKLPLDIGVVVSNVGTVAAINDAAVNGMPLIERIVTVSGKKCIKPGNYLIKIGTPIKNIIDFCFSPDSDCVFKMGGPLMGVIQTTADSPVIKGSSGLIAVKKQEIEPIENRACIKCGRCVDVCPMELYPLFYALFNTQHRYEDSEKQNIKSCIECGCCDYICSSKIPLVKIIKDTKLILQKPKC from the coding sequence ATGCTAATGGATTACACAAAATTCAGATTAAAACCGGACGAGGAAATCCTGGAAGCTTTTTCAGGCAAGGAAAAAATATTTCTTATATCCTGCAAAAAGTGTTACAGGGAATATACGCACGAAGATGGAGAAAGCGAGGAATGCAGTACCTTGCCAAAGTTCCTTAAAGACAATAATAAGAAATTTACGGGATGTATAGACGTAGATTTTCTTTGTAATTTGCATCATACCAAGCAAATTCTTGCTGGTGCAAATTTAAAAGATTCTCAGGCCGTCGGTGTTTCATCATGCGGACTGGGTATTCAATCAGTAGCTGAGATAGTTGATTCTTTGCCAGTCTATGCAATTGCTGATTCAATACCTCAGGCAAACAATAATACCTGCTTAACTGCCTATCACGGTATAGCCCTGACACCTCAAAAATGTGCCGGATGCGCGCAATGTTATTTAAATCTCACGGGGGGCATTTGCCCGATAGTTGACTGTTCAAAAAGCCTGGTTAACGGACAGTGCGGCGGGGCAAAAAACGGCAAATGCGAAGTAAAAAGCAAAAAAGGAACCACAAAAGACTGCGCTTGGGAAAAGATTTATTTTAGATTGTCAAAACAAAACACGCAGATTGACAATATCACGAAATCAATCCAGCTAAGAGATAACTCAAAACCAATGTTTTCAACCGTAAACACCTGTTTGAAAACCAATATAGAAAAAAGAAACCAGAATTTCTACGGCGGAATATATCCCTTTGAATTCAAAGAAACTACTGAATATAAGGCAATCGAAACATTCCCTGAACCGGATTTAGTAATAATTCCGTTATCACAGCACACAGGCGCGCCTTGTGAGCCCATTGTAAAAGCCGGGGACAAAGTAAAAAAAGGCCAGAAGATAGGTGATTCGAAATCATTTATATACGCTCCGGTTCATTCAAGCGTAAGCGGGGAAGTAATTTCCATTGAAGAAACAATACATCCCCTGATTCAAAAAAAAGTGTTTGCTGTCAAAATCAAAAATGACAAGAAAAATGAACTTGATAAATCAATAAAATCTGTCAGTAATTTTGAGTCACTCTCTAAAGATGAACTTATAGATATTATCCGGGACAAAGGTATAGTGGGCATGGGCGGAGCCATGTTCCCGACCTATGTAAAACTTCAGCCGCCTAAACCTGTAGACACTCTGCTAATCAATGGGTGTGAATGCGAGCCTTACCTTACTTCCGACTATAGAGTAATGGTTGAAAAGAGCGGCGAACTTATTACCGGTATCAAAATATTAATGAAAATACTTGATGTCAATAAAGCTATTATCGCTATAGAAGGCAATAAACCGGAAGCAATTGAAAAACTTAAAATAAAAGTTTCTGGGTTTGATAAAATCACTATTGCAGAATTGCCCACAAAATACCCGCAAGGAGCGGAAAAAACATTAATTAAAAAAATACTGGGCAGGGAAGTCCCCGCGGGAAAGTTGCCTCTTGATATCGGGGTTGTTGTTTCAAATGTGGGCACTGTTGCGGCGATAAATGACGCAGCAGTAAACGGCATGCCACTAATTGAAAGAATTGTAACTGTATCTGGCAAAAAATGTATAAAACCCGGGAACTATTTGATTAAAATCGGGACACCGATTAAAAATATCATAGATTTTTGTTTTTCGCCTGATTCGGATTGTGTATTTAAAATGGGCGGGCCCCTGATGGGAGTAATCCAAACAACAGCTGATTCTCCGGTAATAAAAGGGTCCAGCGGTTTAATCGCTGTAAAAAAACAAGAGATTGAGCCTATAGAGAACAGAGCCTGCATTAAATGCGGCAGATGTGTTGACGTTTGCCCTATGGAGCTTTATCCTTTATTTTACGCCTTATTCAACACGCAACACAGGTATGAAGACAGCGAAAAACAAAATATAAAGTCCTGCATAGAATGTGGATGCTGCGACTACATCTGTTCGTCAAAAATTCCGTTAGTTAAGATAATAAAGGATACTAAGCTGATACTACAGAAACCAAAATGTTAA
- a CDS encoding cyclodeaminase/cyclohydrolase family protein, with product MNKHIEQPLNKYLDALAAKIPSPGGGSAAALVASTGVSLLCMVANFTIGKKGYEEHQPEIKSILAKLESNRLKLNELIDKDTYVYEKVSVAYKLAKNTDEKKTQRELSIQAALKEAISVPFEIIEISINSIPEAHKLVKMGNRNLISDISCGMFFLKSAIEAARDNVTINLNSVSDKSFVNKKKDATESSINNIFPEIDKIINSVNAILNT from the coding sequence ATGAACAAACATATTGAACAACCTCTTAACAAATATTTAGATGCGTTAGCGGCAAAGATCCCTTCCCCGGGCGGGGGCAGTGCTGCCGCATTAGTTGCATCTACGGGAGTGTCTCTGCTATGCATGGTCGCAAATTTTACTATTGGCAAAAAAGGCTACGAAGAACACCAGCCTGAAATCAAATCTATACTTGCTAAGCTTGAAAGCAATCGTTTAAAATTGAATGAACTTATAGATAAAGACACTTACGTTTACGAAAAAGTTTCTGTCGCTTACAAACTTGCAAAGAACACGGACGAAAAAAAAACTCAAAGGGAACTATCAATCCAGGCAGCATTGAAAGAAGCAATATCTGTCCCCTTTGAAATTATAGAAATTTCCATTAATTCTATTCCTGAGGCTCATAAATTAGTCAAAATGGGTAATAGGAATCTTATCAGTGACATAAGCTGCGGCATGTTTTTTTTAAAAAGTGCTATAGAAGCGGCCCGCGATAATGTAACAATTAATCTCAATAGCGTCAGTGATAAATCATTTGTTAATAAAAAAAAGGATGCGACGGAATCATCAATCAATAATATTTTTCCTGAAATTGACAAAATTATTAATTCAGTTAACGCCATATTAAATACTTAA
- a CDS encoding bifunctional 5,10-methylenetetrahydrofolate dehydrogenase/5,10-methenyltetrahydrofolate cyclohydrolase has translation MAAQLIDGNKIADKIKNETKSEIAGLSAKLGKKPFLTAIQIGKNAASSVYVKNQKSSCEELGIDYRLIELPQETDERKAVQTIKELNSDNSVNGIILQMPVPPHINARNVLVEIAPEKDIEGITPLNLGKLLYAGVNPVIAPCAALSVIECLKSIAIELKGKETVIVGHSEIVGKPILLMLLSSLTESLTPTVCHIATKNLASHTLRADILIVAVGKASFIKGNMIKEGAIVIDVGINRIKLTNADGNPVIDEKSGKPKMKTVGDVDFEKASKKASFITPVPGGVGAVTTVLLMKNLLHLWKQQSGDAVSASYKIL, from the coding sequence ATGGCGGCACAGCTAATTGACGGCAATAAAATCGCAGACAAAATAAAAAACGAAACAAAATCAGAAATTGCCGGCTTATCAGCCAAACTTGGAAAAAAACCTTTCCTCACGGCGATTCAAATAGGTAAAAATGCAGCAAGCAGTGTTTACGTAAAAAATCAAAAATCATCCTGTGAAGAACTAGGAATTGATTATAGATTAATCGAACTGCCTCAGGAAACAGATGAAAGAAAAGCAGTTCAAACCATAAAAGAACTTAATTCGGATAATTCTGTCAATGGTATAATCCTGCAAATGCCTGTTCCGCCGCATATAAATGCACGCAACGTCCTGGTTGAAATTGCGCCAGAAAAAGATATTGAGGGTATTACACCTCTAAATCTTGGCAAGTTATTATACGCCGGGGTAAACCCGGTTATTGCGCCCTGTGCCGCTCTTTCTGTTATCGAATGCTTAAAATCAATAGCTATCGAACTTAAGGGCAAAGAAACTGTAATTGTAGGCCACAGCGAGATTGTAGGGAAACCTATTTTACTGATGCTTTTATCTTCATTAACTGAGTCTCTTACGCCCACTGTTTGCCATATAGCAACAAAAAACCTAGCCAGCCATACTTTAAGAGCGGATATACTAATAGTTGCCGTGGGAAAAGCAAGCTTTATAAAAGGAAACATGATAAAAGAAGGCGCTATTGTTATTGACGTAGGAATAAACCGCATTAAGTTAACAAATGCTGATGGTAATCCAGTTATAGATGAAAAATCCGGTAAACCTAAAATGAAAACTGTCGGCGATGTCGATTTTGAAAAAGCTTCAAAAAAAGCCTCGTTTATAACACCTGTCCCGGGCGGGGTTGGAGCTGTAACAACTGTGCTTTTAATGAAAAATCTCCTTCATTTGTGGAAACAACAGTCAGGCGATGCGGTTTCCGCATCGTACAAAATACTTTAA
- a CDS encoding methionine synthase, with amino-acid sequence MKFKGIPTTLGSVPFKSAPEAVKLLFKYTPELPAWPQLPKRSFKENMYAQFSENFPGIIVNEKEETICVDTQKAFNSLEMFYEHYLSSDWDYFSISEGYAAGFYELKSQISNLKSGILGLKCQITGPLTYGLTVKDEKGQAIFYNEQLKDVVLKHIASKSLWQIKQISNFKFEIPIILSLDEPYLAAYGSAFTAISREDVINSLSEVIQTIKNNAGNILISVHCCANTDWSVLIDSGVDILSFDAYNFFDSLLLYKEKMKHFIDKGGILACGIIPTNEEQITKENPGALADKLKKDLEKLSAKGIDKNKLYNQILITPACGLGSLSSENAEKALMMLSETSANFKS; translated from the coding sequence ATGAAATTCAAAGGAATACCGACCACTCTAGGAAGCGTACCCTTTAAATCAGCTCCTGAGGCTGTGAAACTATTATTTAAATATACTCCCGAATTGCCTGCCTGGCCGCAGTTGCCAAAACGCAGTTTTAAAGAAAACATGTATGCACAGTTTTCGGAAAATTTTCCTGGAATCATAGTAAATGAAAAAGAAGAAACAATTTGCGTCGATACCCAAAAAGCATTCAACAGCCTTGAAATGTTTTACGAACATTATCTGTCAAGTGATTGGGATTATTTTTCAATTTCAGAAGGGTATGCCGCTGGTTTTTATGAATTGAAATCTCAAATTTCAAATTTGAAATCTGGAATCCTTGGCTTAAAATGCCAGATTACCGGCCCGCTCACTTACGGCCTGACAGTAAAAGACGAAAAAGGCCAGGCAATATTTTATAACGAGCAATTAAAGGATGTCGTGCTAAAACACATAGCTTCAAAATCTTTATGGCAAATAAAACAAATTTCAAATTTCAAATTTGAAATTCCTATAATCTTGTCTCTAGACGAACCCTATTTGGCCGCTTATGGCAGCGCATTCACGGCAATATCGCGGGAAGATGTGATTAATTCACTGTCTGAAGTCATTCAAACCATAAAAAATAATGCCGGCAACATACTGATAAGCGTCCACTGCTGCGCCAACACGGACTGGTCGGTTTTAATTGACAGCGGAGTTGATATACTTTCGTTTGATGCTTATAATTTTTTTGACAGCTTGCTCCTCTATAAAGAGAAAATGAAACATTTTATTGACAAAGGCGGAATCCTTGCCTGCGGAATTATTCCAACAAATGAAGAACAAATCACTAAAGAAAATCCCGGCGCTCTTGCGGATAAACTAAAAAAGGACCTTGAAAAACTTTCTGCAAAAGGTATTGATAAAAATAAGTTGTACAACCAAATACTAATTACTCCGGCCTGCGGGCTGGGAAGCTTAAGCAGTGAAAATGCAGAAAAAGCGTTAATGATGCTTTCTGAAACATCAGCAAACTTTAAATCATAA